From Quercus robur chromosome 8, dhQueRobu3.1, whole genome shotgun sequence:
GAACAGCTAGACCAACCCCTAAAAGAGTCATGGCTTTATCTACTGCCTCAAACTCAATGCCATCAAATTCTCACAATCATCACACAACCATTTTGACTTCAAGTGTTGGTTTTTCCTAGAAGATCCAAATTTAGCCACATTTTCACTAAAGGAACCTCCTATATGATGCACTTCACGTGATCATACATAACAGGCAagtctaaaataaaattctttctCTACAATACAGTTATAGCACCTTCACTGTGAATACCCAGAGAGTAAAAATAGCAAACCAAAATAACACAGTTCTTTCttattcaaacaaaaacaacatgCATTGCAACAAACAATGATGCAATCACAGAAACGAAAAAACATCATTAAGTACCTTTTTGTCAAGAAGATTTAATAGAATCAACAAACCCACTACTCAGCAATCTCTCCACATACTTCCCCAATATATCCACCTCCAAATTCACCTTCTGCCCAACATTCTTCAAAGGAATCACCACCTTCTCCTGAGTGTAAGCTACCAACATGAAATTAAAGCATTCCTCATCATCAAACACATCCACAACTGTCAAACTAGTCCCATCCACAGCAATAAACCCTTTGGGCACTATATACTTCAACAACTCCTTCCCAGTCTTTACCTTGATCCACAAGGAATCCCCCTCAGGCTCCTTTGACACTATCTCCCCAGTCCCATCCACATGCCCCTGCACAAAATGGCCCCCCATTCGGCTCGTGGGCTGCACTGCCCGCTCCAAATTCACGAGCGAGCCTGGCCCGAGCTCGATCAACGAGGTCTTCCGTAGTGTCTCCGGCGCTAAACCGACAGTGAATTCGGACAATTGGGTATCGAATTCAG
This genomic window contains:
- the LOC126695533 gene encoding riboflavin synthase, which codes for MAIFCFSLTSFSKIPKPTFPRASILTPPAISPKPHLKFNPIFKPSTLSLFLPIQKNPKTHLRTRFESHICCLFTGIVEEVGEIKQLGIAEDGGFDMRIAAKTVLEGVNLGDSIAVNGTCLTVAEFDTQLSEFTVGLAPETLRKTSLIELGPGSLVNLERAVQPTSRMGGHFVQGHVDGTGEIVSKEPEGDSLWIKVKTGKELLKYIVPKGFIAVDGTSLTVVDVFDDEECFNFMLVAYTQEKVVIPLKNVGQKVNLEVDILGKYVERLLSSGFVDSIKSS